GTATTGTGCTAGGAAGCAGTCGCTAAACTTGTTCAGATGAGCTGTGTCTCTGCTATGAAGGTAAATGTAGGGATGAGTATAGGCTGGATGTCTGTAAAGCTGGGTGAAAGCCATCTCAGGCCTATAAGCTGTGTAGAGAAGCTGCTTTAGCACAAGCATGTCTGCTGGAGCCGCAAAGGTCGCCATGCCTGCAGAAGTGCTTGTTACAGTGGCTAACCATGCTTTGGGATCGTTATCCAGTATTTCCTTGAAGGCATTTATGGCATTCATCTCATTAGAAGTAGGCTGGTTGGCAGGATTATTTGCCACGATGTTCCAGTATTCTAGGTTGAGAAAGGTTGTGGAAGCACCATATAGAACGACTATTCCAATTATTGCAACTGTAGCAACAGTTTTGATGTTGGCATGGATGGTTTTTTTCTTTAACCTATCGATTGAGAGCAGAATTGGGATTGGAGCAAGGGTTGCGAGGGATAGCTTTATGAACCATATGAATCTCTTCTCCGAATATCCGGCATCAAAGAAGTAGAGGTTTATTGTCGACACAAGTTTTCCAGCAATGAAAGTGAAGATCATGAAAGCTATGAAAAGCGTGAGCGCTTTGTAAGATTTCATATCTTGGGCAAGGTAATACAGGGCGATTATGGCTAGTACACCGTTTATGCCGAGCATTAGTGGGTACATGAACCAAGGAACCAAACCTATTGTGTCAACTTGCCAAGTGTGGAAGGATTCCGTAAGCGATGCCCATGACAGCAAGGCAACAGTATGCACAAAGAGGAGCGATAAAACTAATGTTTTTGATAACGTTTTGCCGCTGATTCCCAACGTAATTTTAAAAGGGGATAATCTTGGCCTAATGACTCGTCTAAATACTAGTGACAGAAGCAGAGCCAAGATGGGACTAAAGAGGGAGATTAATAGGGATAAGTTAAATATGAAACGTGCGGTGAGCAAGAAGAAAATATAGTAAATTATAATAGCAAACAAAAAGCCGATTATTGAAGATTTTATCGAGTCGTCAATCCTAAGATTTTCATTCCTCGATATCGCTCCATAAGCGGCTAGAAATAGGGCAAACACTACAGCTTCGGTTACGTGCGTAAGGTATAACGCGGCTATTATGATGGAGAACAGGGCAAGATATTTTGATGTTGGTATTTCTTTCTTTCGCATTAGAAAGATCGTTGCCATCAGCAACACCAAGGATACTGTAGCTGGAACATACCACAGTCCGAGGATCCCGTAGACAGTTCCGTTATAAGTCTTGTCTGCTGTAGTAGCCAAAAGCTGGAGTTGAGTTTGACCTATAGTTGAAAGTTTTAGCATGGCGAAGTGGAGCCATGCGAAGCCCCCGAAACTATTCGTAAACAAGACCCAGAACAACGTAGCTAATGTAGGCAGTCTAGCATCAAATTTTTTTAAGTATTGCTTCGCCATTATATAAAAAGCTAGCGGCAACATAAGATTTAATGTGACCAAAGCCGTTTGAGCAGATAACATCGATGGATTTGAGAGTGAAAGGAACAAGGATTGGTGAAGGTGAGCAAGCAGATAAACTGAACCTATGTAAAGGTCAGGCGTCCTGCTCAGAATAATACTGCTCCCGTAGTGACGCGATATGTCTGTTCCGGGGAGAAGAGCGAAGCGTGGATACATAAAGTAGAAAGAGAGAGCGTAAAAAACCATGGCGAGGAGGAGGGCTAAAGAGTAGATATTTTTTGAGAGGGATCTCGAGACACGGGGAGCTTCGTGTTTTTTATGTTTAAATGCTGAAATTAATCCTAGTACGATAAAAATGCTCAGCGCAAATAGAGTTCGTGCGTTTTCATCGATAGAAAAGGAAGCTAGGGTTATAAAACCGGTGAAGGTGTAGCTGAACAGGTATGATAAAACCACGGTTTCAAGTCTAGTGAAGTAGCGAGTTAGTCCGAAGATATTTAGCAAGGCGTAACCTGAAAGAAGGGATGTGCAGAGCAAAGCTAGGGCTAACTGTATTAATCCTCCTTGGACGCGCAATTTGTTAATAATTAACAGACTTGATGCAGAAACTATGAGGAATAAGTCGATTATCAAGCCAACATGCGTATTCTCTATTCTAATGTGCTTCACGGTTAGCTTAACATCATAACCGCTAACGATTAAATACAGAACGATAATTGTGAGTATTTCAAGTAGAAAAAGCGGGTATTTTATCCATGACCCTATTAGCCATAAAGTGAAGGATGAGAAAGCAGTTGCTACTGCAGCAACTATTATCAAGTTTCTCATAAATGGTTGCGCTTCAACTTTCTTCATCAATTCTCACTTCTAAACATCTTAACCAATTTCTCAAAGAGGGCTTCAGCTAATAATTCGTAGTTAAAGTATTTCTCGGCTGCTCTTCGCCCATTCTCCCCAAGTTTTTTAGCGAACTCTCTATCGCGGTAAAGTCTCTTAAGGTGAAGTTCGAACTCATTCCAGTCCCTAGCCACCAATCCACAGTTAAACGTTCTAATCATGTTGCCAGTTTCCTCGAGATCTGTTGAAATTATAGGTTTACCCGCAGCCATATAATCAAAGGGCTTGGAAAGCATCGTATAAGAGAAATGCAATCTATTTGGGTAAGGTATAATGCCTATATCTGAGTTAGAAAGTATATCTTTGACAAAGCTGGGCCAATCGTATGAACCCACGTAAACATAGTCCGGTAAATCCATTAGCTTTGCTCCTGCGATGTGTAGTTTTATCTCCATACCACATTCTCTTAAGTTTGTGACAGTTGACACAAGCTTATCGACGTCCTTGACTTTCATCGCCGAGCCAGAGTATAGCACCGTTAAGGGGCCTTCGGATTTCGGCGGATTGTAATCGATGTAGCTCACTAAGGAGCCAGTTGGCACTACAGAGATTTTCAATTTGCTAATCCCATAGATCGTTGCAATGTATTGCCTATAAGACTCGCTGAGT
The nucleotide sequence above comes from Candidatus Bathyarchaeota archaeon. Encoded proteins:
- a CDS encoding glycosyltransferase, translated to MPPNLMILTSYFAIEPKSIRGGIGYRYVGLYGSLVKALLNRSPESKIFWYSHADRCLRFITRRKTLKSRSNILKAVLGAISTTLKNRSYLVVVVAYPYAVPRIQAVLEYILSLLALKVVGVGRVRVIVDILDPPVEADYAFSEKEPSILPILYHRFLDILTLKLTSSIIVLSESYRQYIATIYGISKLKISVVPTGSLVSYIDYNPPKSEGPLTVLYSGSAMKVKDVDKLVSTVTNLRECGMEIKLHIAGAKLMDLPDYVYVGSYDWPSFVKDILSNSDIGIIPYPNRLHFSYTMLSKPFDYMAAGKPIISTDLEETGNMIRTFNCGLVARDWNEFELHLKRLYRDREFAKKLGENGRRAAEKYFNYELLAEALFEKLVKMFRSEN